The Onychomys torridus chromosome 9, mOncTor1.1, whole genome shotgun sequence genomic sequence AGGGGCCGGAGCATCCCGGGTAGCCAATCAGGGACAGGCTGGGGGGGGGGCCCGCTTTGAAGaagtttgggggaaaaaaagtttgGAAAAGTTTCTATAATAACGAGGGGGCGTCGGGAGGGAGGCGGCTGCGACAGAAGAGGGGGCGTcccagaaagggagggagggagccacccgCGCGTGAAGCTCCAGCCGCGTCCagagcctccccctcccacccaggCGGGACCTGGGGGCTCCGGCCGGATCCATGGGGGCGGCAAGCTGCGAGGATGAGGAGCTGGAATTTAAGCTGGTGTTCGGGGAGGAAAAGGAGCCCCCCCCGCTGGGCGCGGGGGGTCCTGGGGAAGGTTAGTGTGGGGCTGGGAAGGGGTCTTTTGGCCGGTGGTTTAAGGGCAGGGGAGGTCTGAGTCAGGACACTTAGGAGGCTGCGAGCCTGGGgcgggggtggaggtggggcagagGTTGAGGGGAGCTGGGGGGCTCCACTACCCAGGCTGAGGAAGTGAGGCTGGGGGCCATGGCaccactttttcctttttaggtCGTgactggggtgggagtgggggtgttgTTGGCTACGCGCCGCCTCCTGGCTAGGCCGACTGTCTCTGTGATGGGGGGCGGAAGGGAACCTCGGCCCCCAAGGGCCCGGGGGCGCCggctggggaaggggaagggttGGATCTGGAGTCTGGGGCTTTCGGACCTAGGCCTGGTCCTGCAGACGTGACGCCTGGGGCTGGGGGGCTCTTTCGGGCAACGCAGGggcacccctccccctccccgtcTAGCCGCAATGAGAGGCAGATGGCGGGGATCGAGCCGGGGGCGGCGGCCGCTCGCACGGAATCCGCGCTGCCCGCTGCCCCCCGCTCCCCCACTCCCCCGTCGGCTGGGCCCCGCACGCATCACCCTCCGGCTGCACCTCCGCCCCCTTTTGGAGGGGGGGCGAGGGAGGAGCCACCTCCCCTCGTCACCACAGACATGCCCCCATCCTTCCCACCCCCAGGCCACGGTTGCGATGGTAACTGGGGTttctgccagcaccatttggGGGTTTGGGAACCGTTGCTAATTGGGTTCATGTGTGAGTCGCCCCCGGCCCAGCCCAGAGCCTGGGCAAACACACCTCCAGGCCCCGTCTCTAGCGCTCCGCTGCCCAAGGTCCTCACCTTACGTCCCACCTTCTCTGGTACCCTAGGTCCCAGGACCAGGGCTTCAGAATATGGGGTTCTGACATGCCCGTATCTCGTTTCTGTCTTCTGATGTTCCACTTTGCTTTCGTCCTGAGACTAGGAGACCCCTTCCTAGCTGGGCATCTCAGGCTTTGGGAGCTGGCCATCCGAGGAACCTAGACGTCTCACCAGCTtctccctccctatctccctTTACTCTCCCTCCCTTTTGGACAGAGCTGGACTCAGAGGATGCCCCTTCATGCTGTCGTTTGGCCCTGGGGGAACCCCTTCCTTACGGTGCTGCCCCTATTGGTATTCCCCGACCGCCACCCCCTCGGCCGGGCATGCACTCACCACCACCCCGTCCCGCCCCTTCACCTGGCACCTGGGAGAGCCAACCGGCTCGGTCGGTGAGGCTGGGGGGCCCAGGAGGGAGTGCGGGGGGTGCTGGGGGTGGTCGTGTTCTTGAGTGTCCCAGCATCCGGATCACATCCATCTCTCCCACGCCTGACCCACCGACCTCGCTAGAGGACACTCCTGAAACCTGGGGGGACGGCTCTCCTAGAGATTACCCCCCACCAGAAGGCTTTGGGGGCTACCGAGAGGCAGGAGGCCAGGGCGGAGGTGCCTTCTTCAGCCCGAGCCCTGGCAGCAGCAGCCTGTCTTCGTGGAGTTTCTTCTCTGATGCCTCGGATGAGGCCGCCCTGTATGCAGCGTGCGATGAGGTGGAGTCAGAACTCAATGAAGCGGCTTCCCGCTTTGGCTTGAGCTCTCCGCTGCCTTCGCCCCGGGCTTCTCCTAGGCCATGGACCCCGGAGGATCCGTGGAGCCTTTACGGTCCAAGCTCCGGAGGCCGAGCGCCCGAGGATAGCTGGCTACTCCTCAGCGCTCCGGGGCCCATCCCAGCCTCCCCTCGGCCTGCTTCACCTTGTGGCAAGAGGCGCTACTCCAGCTCTGGAACCCCATCTTCGGCCTCCCCAGCTCTGTCCCGCCGGGGCAGCCTAGGGGAAGAGGGTCCAGagccacctccaccacccccatTGCCTCTAGTCAGGGACCCTAGTTCCCCTGGCCCTTTTGATTATGTGGGAGCTCCAACAACCGAGAGCGTCCCTCAGAAAACCCGGAGGACTTCTAGCGAGCAGGCAGTGGCCCTGCCTCGGTCTGAGGAGCCTGCCCCGTGCAATGGGAAGCTGCCTTCCGGGACAGATGAGGCTGTGGCTGCTCCAGGGGGTCTTCGGAAAGAGGTGGCTGGCATGGACTATCTCGCAGTGCCTTCTCCCCTTGCTTGGTCCAAGGCCCGGATTGGGGGACACAGCCCCATCTTCAGGTGAGGGCCAGATCTGGGACCTCTGTGTTCTTCAACCCCCGTTCTGCAGGGAGCAGAAAGGTCAAAGGAAGGATGAGTTTAAAGACAGGTTCAGGTTCCAGGTGTTCTCCACTTCTCACAAGAGCTATTGCAAGAGGGCCCCAGTTACCTAGTTGGTTTTAAGGCAATTaggtttgaagaaaaaataagagaaaaaaaaagaacaaaccagcAATGGGCTGAGCTGTAGATGGCTGCTTCCTGTGGATGTTTTAGAAAAGGCTCTTCACCCCCACCTGTCAGTCTTCTGAGAGGTACAACGGTTAGGTCAAACGGAGTTCCTTTAGGGTTCCTCACACTTCCTGATCAGCCCTGGCTCAGGCAGGTTGATCCTAGCTTCTGGCTGTTTAGACAGAACAGATAGAAGAACCCTGTGTCCCATTACAAGAAGCCCTCCTCTGACCCTAAATTTCTAAGTCCATGGCTTAAGAGCGTCACTTCGAGTCTGAATAAAGTTACATGTATTTGCAAGTCAAAGAATTTATATGGAACCTTGCATTCCTATCTCTTCTATTCCTAAAGAATTACGTCCATTTCCATAGTCCTAAGCCTTGAGCTGTCAGACTGAGGTGGCTCCATCCTGAAAAGTTTCTAGGGGGAAGCTGAACCCCCTGGGATTCCCATAGACCAACATTTCTCAGCCTTGGTAGATGACTGTTTTGAGTTGGGTGATTTGTAGTGCAGGGCTGTACTGAGCACGGTCTAATGGTGAGCATCCTCCCAGGCCTATCCATTAGACACTAGTAGCACCTTTTGCATTAGTTATGGCAATTAAAAGACTGCTAAATatcggggtgggggcaggaaatTACCAGTTGAGATTTAGCAGCAGAGCATCTGTAAGCACAATTCCAGAAAAGTAGTCCTTACACCCACTGCAACTTTTCCTGCTTAGCCCCAACTAGTGGGAAGGATTTGGCCTGGTAGCAGAGAAGCCAGCCCTAGCTTCTACTCTAGACTTCTGCCCTCAGTCTCTGTTTATCTAATGCCCTTTCTGGTCAAAAGGGGCACTTCTGTGCTGTACCTGCCCTTCTAGGTTGGAGGGTCAGAACAGCCTTTGAGTTCCTCTGTTTCTTGGTAAAGCCTGCAAACCCTTTACCCAGAACCTGGGAGAAAGGAGTCTCAGGGTTACTGCCATCTTCTATACCTCCATCTGCAAAGGACGCTTCCCTGTCAGCACCCCTGTTTCTGAGCTTTTGGAATCTACTTTTGctgtggttatttatttatttatttatttatttatttatctcccATACCCatactgcccccccccacacacaaacccGGTGTGATTGTGATGGGTCTGAGGTTCGAGACGACCATGCTCTCCTCTTCTACTCAGGACCTCTGCCCTACCTCCCCTGGACTGGCCTTTGCCCAGCCAGTATGAGCAGCTGGAGTTGAGGATTGAGGTACAGCCTAGAGCTCACCACCGAGCCCACTACGAGACAGAGGGCAGCCGAGGAGCTGTCAAAGCTGCTCCTGGAGGTCACCCTGTGGTCAAGGTAAGGGGCAGAAGGCAGGCCCgatgttctttctctcctcccatcccagaTTCCTGCGAAGGAGCTTCAGCTGTGCACAGAATCATGGCACTGCCCTTTCCCACACTCTGTCTCAGCTGTGACCCTGCAGGCAGcctaggggaggggctggaactgaggaaggaagggtaCACAGCAAGGACCCGGATATACTTTCTactcttcttttctgttctcctgcaccccctccctccccgACTCATCCCGTGGGACATCAGCCTCGTGTCTACTTTGGAAAATGGTGACTTGCCAGATGTGGGGGAGGGTTTCAGCTGAGGCCAAAGGCCACTGGGAGTTAGGTTTTCTCTATATTGAGTTGGGCTAGTCTTTCTTGGAAGCTCTTCCTCCTTTGCCCAGCCCAGTTTGGGCCTTCCAAGAATAACACTGTGAACTTCAGACCACATTTTCTCTATGACTGATGCCCAGTTTCCCACAGGGAATTCCACACAGGACATTCTTTATCTTTCACCATTCCCATCCTTGGCCGGAAAATCCAAGGATGGTTAAAGAGCAAAAGACACTGGGGCTTTCAAATAGGtggcctctgtctccctctgtcagcTCCTAGGCTACAGTGAGAAGCCACTGACTCTGCAGATGTTCATTGGCACTGCAGATGAAAGGAGCCTGCGGCCACATGCCTTCTACCAGGTGCACCGCATTACCGGCAAGATGGTGGCCACGGCCAGCTATGAAGCTGTAGTCAGTGGTACCAAAGTGTTGGAGATGACCTTGCTCCCAGAGAACAACATGGCTGCCAAGTAAGTCCCTAGCCAGCTCTCCCTCAGCCTGCAGGGTTTAGGACCAGAGAggcccactttttctttttcctagaaGAGCTAGACATTATCACTCCAAGTCAGTTTCCAGCCTTTGAGGCAAGTGTTTTTTGTGTAGCAAGTTTTTCTCTGTCTGGCAAACCAGCTtgcaaataacaacacagagacttcttattaattatgaaggcttggctcacagtttaggcttgttcctaactagatcttataacttaaagtaacccatctatattaatctacattctatcacatggAGTTACCTTTCTTTCaccttgcacctcctgtttcctccccatTTCTGATGCCggaattcctcctcctcttcctctctatcTGCCTGTAAGTCCCACCTATTgtccctgcctagctattggccattcaactttttaacACACCAATCACAGAAACATATTTTCACACCGTGTACAAAtattcccctttttgtctaaataaaaaagaaagattttaactctGACATggtaaaactatacacaataagaacaattatcaagtaaggattacattcacaatgtccagtccctttgtatttggcaaatttggaggaAGTACTGTATTATCTATCCTGTCCTAGTGAATtcaagttttatacctaaaccattttctaccctaacttgtattaccatcctaaaaatatctttttagacccaAAAACATCTTAAACAATGTAAGCTtctatgtttctcaaccttataaactttacatctcacgtaagtttcttttctgaatttggtaacaaggaaaactgtaactataactacctagtcttcaaccccatcaaagacctgagaaggatataatattacctgagtaaataggaagtgtcttaagcaaacaacttccaaaactatagaaatgacagaggtagcctggacagtcacctaaggttcctctgcaacattggggcatccatctttggcctataggcctagaatatctgacagacttctgtgaagcagggattTTGAGGACTGTCCacccttgtcttggcaaagtttggcagtcactttcttttgtgtcttgtttgtgcaatttggatagcatactgtcagcagtcacggcatgggcagtttcttgcccagtggctagctttgccatacagaaagtaaattccatatggaggtaTTTGATACCCACCATCCTTTTTGGAAATAAGTTGgtacttccaggagcagacacgtctcactatcatgaaaagatgtcaaaacattttaaatgccatattctgtagctctctgaagtgtttgaagactatctatcgatctaaaatatatctgcttaaccttgaaaacatacctaacatgactacaagtttgattgatgactaactactaacatgtctttctttattatcctaaatagttttcaaggactaaaatgttacatttttaaatgagctgcataggtacaataccttaaacaaaagtagaaacatatatacaatataaaaaaaaccttaaatttgtattaatataaaaaaatacataccaacataaaataattgaaaCTAGTGACTGTTCAAAAGTAGACTGAACAAcccacccttttattctatcatttctgtaCTATATCCCCCCCCCtcccatttcctttcagaaagagatccctgaatctattCTCCTTggttcattttttcccctcagtaTAATCATCAATaccttgtaaccaacccccctaaatgtttgatgataaacatccataatccactgaaTGACCCCAAACCATCAACCCCACCTCTTGGgcatgtgggtgttgtgttctctagactgctttctgttgtctgggAGCAACAGTATCCttgtggaggtgggtggggggctcctgagaaaattgggataatggtcaagtcctgggagagcttgCTGTGTTGTTCTTTGTTTAGTCTgcgtgtgatgggaaagtgtagagcttatctgaagccTTGGCTGGATAGTCTGTGAAGCCTTATGTGGAAATATGTCGACCCACATTGGGCCCCATGCATAGCAATCTTTCTATGTCTGTGGATCatcagcctgcaaataatgatcTGGAGAcgttttattaattatgaaaacttgaccTATAGCTTATGCTTGTTCCTaactagatcttataacttaaattaagctgggtggtggtggctcacgcctttaatcccagcactcgggaggcagagccaggtggatctctgtgagttcaaggccagcctggtctacaaagcgagatccaggacaggcaccaaaacaacacctgtcttgaaaaataacttAAATCATCCCATTTGTATTCATCTATCATGTGGCCttacttctcttccatcttgcatctcctctccatgtctcctggcatctctcgCCTGCCTCAAttcccccctcttcctttcttcttgcccAGAAGCCCTACCTATGTCTCCTGCTTATCTATTGGACATTCAgccttttattacaccaatcatagcaacacatcttcacacagtgtacaaagagTCTGTGACAGTTttgtaccattgagctatatcctcaactcccttctccttcctaaagtcctgggagttgaacctagggctttgtatATGCTAGACAACTGCTCTGCCACTAAGCCTCATCCCCAGACAGTTTCTGGCCTTAATATCTAAGAACATATTTTTTGAGGCTGAGGAGCTTTCTGTGGAGGCCATCTCTAGATTAGAAAATAGTCTCCCTAAGCACCTTAGACAGTCTTGTGGCCTTGTACTGAGGGTGGGGGCTTCCCCTCTAGAAAATACATCTCTGTTGCACCTTCGGCTGGGAAGGCTTACCATCTCTCCTTTGCCTTCAGCATCGActgtgctggaatcctgaagcTTCGGAATTCAGACATTGAGCTCCGGAAGGGTGAGACAGACATCGGGCGCAAAAACACGCGTGTGCGGCTGGTGTTCCGTGTACACGTGCCTCAGGGCGGCGGGAAGGTCGTCTCTGTGCAGGCAGCGTCGGTGCCCATCGAGTGCTGTGAGCAAACAGGCCCTGGCCAGTTCTCTGTGTCTTGCTgctcttttgtctgtctgtttaccTGTTTCCTCTACATAGTGCCCTGTGCCCTGTGTGTCATGGGTAGCGCTGTAGAGGACTCAGCTCTTGGTCTGCCGTGATGAGGGAGAGGTGAAGGTGGTGTTTGAGTTGGCCCCTGCTGCAGACTCTGTCTCAGGGATGGTCCAGATGAACCTGTCTACCCTGTCTTTGCTTCAGGAGTGGTCCTTCCATAGTCTGTGTGGTTTCCTGGTTACTGTTAGTTATCTTTTGTATTTGCCCCTGGAAAGAGGGCTCCCCCGGTGGTGGTTGTCCTTTCTGCACCCGGCCCAGCCAGGCTTCTTTATTATCCTACTTTGCAGCCCAGCGCTCAGCCCAGGAGCTGCCCCAGGTGGAGGCCTACAGCCCCAGCGCCTGCTCtgtgagaggaggggaggagctaGTGTTGACTGGTTCCAACTTCCTGCCAGACTCGAAAGTGGTGTTCATTGAAAGGGGCCCTGGTGAGTAGcccctgggaagaggagagaagtaGAGCTCACAGCCAGCAGGGGAGACTCTGACACTGTCACATGGCCACCAAGCTGAGCCTCAGTCTCTTTATCTACCTCCCCTCATGGCGTACAGTCAGTTTCTCATGGATGTGGCCCAACCGAAAACACTAAGGAGAGTGAGCAaaaacaagaaatacacctcCTGCTCAGTAAAGCATTAGAGAGGAACTGGCTTTGAGACGTTCACCCTCATGGAAAAAGTCTATAAAGTGAAGAGGGCACGCACAGCCAGTGTAGATTCTCCTGGGCCTGTCCTGAGTTGTGAGATAAAAGCTGAGAGCCTATGGGGTGCCCCAAGATGGAGCTGTAGGGGTGCAGAAATGGGAGACAGGATTCGGGGTCCAGCCACCAACCTGTGGGCTTCCCCTTCCTTCAACGCTTCTCACGGATGGCGCATCCCCGAGACCTACATTTAGCACCCTGGGGTCTACATCATTAATTAGTCTTGGTATAGTGCCAACCAATTCCTACCCCACTGTCCATCTTGCAGGTACCATAGGAAGGGATGTCTGAGTCTGTACATGGGAGGGCTCCAGGGCTGCTTCCGACAGGAACTCTCTCTGGGGCTCTTGACCTTTGTTTACCATTTGTCCTCATTGGGGGCAGTTTCCGAACTGTCCTTTTCACTGGGTGAACATCTGGTATACTCTGGGTCAGACCTGCTAAGGATCTTTGGAATCTGATGTTGACTCCAGCAGGAGGGGGAAAGGGCAGGGGACTGGGCGGGGGACGGGGATGGGACCCTAGACCAAGGTGGAGCTCTTTTAATCCTGAGCAGATGGAAAACTgcagtgggaagaggaagccGTGGTGAACCGGCTGCAGAGCAGTGAGGTGGGTACCTGCAGAGCAGTGAGGTGGGTACCTGCAGAGCAGTGAGGTAGGCGCCAGTGTCCCTGGGGCCCCCAACCTggctgtgggggagggctggaagagtaaaaaaaaaaaaaaacgttctcAAGAGGGCCCCcttagaggaaggtggatctctgtgagttccaggccatcgcggtctacagagagagttccaggacagtcatagagagaccttgtctccaaaacaaaacaaaacaacaaggtctttgcctgggtggtggtggggggggcgcctttaatcccagcactcgggaggcagaggcagggggatctctgagttcgaggccagcctggtctacagaacgagttccaggacatccaaggctgtcctgtctcataaaacaggaaaaaaaaaaggaaggaaggaaggaaggaaggaaggaaggaaggaaggaaggaaggaaggaagagaaaagaaaaagaaaaggagggccCCTAACTTATGGATTTGGACTCCAGAGTAACTTTTTCTTGCCTGAGGGGTTTGGTGCTCTAGCAGAGGGCTCCCTCTCCTGGGAACGGATTTGCTCCTCAGCCATAGAACTAGGAGATAAGAGTTGGTTGGGTCCAAGGAAGGACTGGGCTGATAGAAGATCTCTAAGGACTTGTGTCTCATCCTCTGTTCCCACTAGGTGACGCTGATGCTGACGGTCCCCGAGTATAGCAACAAGCGGGTATCCCGACCAGTCCAGGTCTACTTTTACGTCTCCAACGGGCGGAGGAAGCGCAGTCCTACTCAAAGTTTCAAGTTCCTACCTGGTGCGCTCTAAGACTGCCTGTGGTGGGGGCAGAGGGGCACCCCCATGTGAAGGGATGAGGGGTGGACGAACCCTCGGAAGGGATGGAGGTTGGAAGGTGTACTGGTGGGATGGCCAGAACCTCACCAGCCTCCTCATCTTCCCAGTGGTCTTCAAGGAGGAGCCCCTACCAGACTCATCTCTCCGGGGCTTCCCTTCCACATCGGGTCCCCCCTTCGGCACTGACATGGACTTCTCACCACCCAGGCCCCCTTACCCCTCCTATCCCCACGAAGACCCTGCTTATGAGACTCCTTATCTGCCAGAAAGCTTTGGCTATAGCACACCCACTCTCTACCCCCAGACGGGGCCCCCTCCATCCTATAGACCTGGCCTGCGGATGTTCCCTGAGACTGGAGGAACCACGGGTTGTGCCCGCTCACCTgcagcctccttccttccccgCCCCTTTCCTGGTGACCCGTATGGAGGGCAGGGCTCCTCTTTTGCCCTGGGGCTTCCGTTCTCCCCTCCAGCTCCCTTTAGGCCTCCATTACCTTCCTCCCCACCACTTGAAGACCCCTTCAATCCCCAGAGCGCTGTCCAGCCCCTGCCTGCCGAGGGCTACAATGAGGTGGGGCCAGGCTATACCCCAGGGGAGGGGGCTTCGGAGCAGGAGAAATCCAGGGGTGGCTACAACAGCGGCTTCAGAGACAATGTACCTATCCAGGGTATCACCCTggaggaaggtgggtgtgggccTGGGGGCTGTGAGTGTGAATGAGTGTAAGAGATGGATTTGCATGTGTGCTGAGGGCTGGAGCTTGGCTGCTTGGAGACTGGGCATCCTGAGTGTCCCAGGACTAGTCAGACGTCTCTGGAGcaggttcgtgtgtgtgtgtgtgtgtgtgtgtgtgtgtgtgtgtgtgtgtgtccccacctGAATTCAGCAACTTAATTCTAAAGGGCACATGGAGTATCTGTTCCagctttttttctgtctctgccctaaTTACACAATTTCAGCCCAGAAGTATTCCAAGACCATTCTATCTAGTTCCCTGAACTGTAGATTCAAGCGCTGAGTTTCAGGGAGGGACATTGGCTTGTGGAAAGCTCACCTTATCTTTCCCTGGAGACTGTGGTCTGCCCTGATGACGAAGATCTTGTCCCCTCTTTGTCCGGCTGACAACACCTAACATCTGACCTGCTGCCATTGGCACAGGCCAAGCTGACGGGAGAATGCTATAATGCAGGGCTGGGAACCCATGTGGATGGAGTTGGACCAAACCTAGTTAGGAGCAGATGTTAAGAgacactggggaaactgaggctgggcaAAAGAGGAATCCAGATATGTCCTAGCTGGAGGCCTGCTTGGAGCTGAAGTGGGGCGGGGAGGtctctgaaaaaggaaaagacCTGCCTTAGCCTTGTCTTTCAACTGCCCCTCCTTTACAGTGAGTGAGATCATTGGTCGAGACCTGAGCGGCTTCCCTGCACGTCCTGGagaagatcctcctgcctgaacCATGTGTAGTGGCCCCAGAAGCCCTGCCTCCTTGCCCTCTTAACTGGGGTGCTGGCTCCAGAAGCTTGGGGCCGACTCTGGTTTCTCTTGGTCCAGTTTCTATCCTCCTCTCCCAGCTGAGGTGTGGCCCCCAGGCCTGGTGCTATCTTGAAAGGGAGTGagagtgtggggggtggggtgcgagggtggagacagaggctggaTGCCAGAACGGACTGGGATGAAAATAATGTCCAGGCTGTGACGCGGGCAAGCTGGACAGGTCGATGGGTAATAAACTGCTCACTGACCA encodes the following:
- the Nfatc4 gene encoding nuclear factor of activated T-cells, cytoplasmic 4, with the translated sequence MGAASCEDEELEFKLVFGEEKEPPPLGAGGPGEELDSEDAPSCCRLALGEPLPYGAAPIGIPRPPPPRPGMHSPPPRPAPSPGTWESQPARSVRLGGPGGSAGGAGGGRVLECPSIRITSISPTPDPPTSLEDTPETWGDGSPRDYPPPEGFGGYREAGGQGGGAFFSPSPGSSSLSSWSFFSDASDEAALYAACDEVESELNEAASRFGLSSPLPSPRASPRPWTPEDPWSLYGPSSGGRAPEDSWLLLSAPGPIPASPRPASPCGKRRYSSSGTPSSASPALSRRGSLGEEGPEPPPPPPLPLVRDPSSPGPFDYVGAPTTESVPQKTRRTSSEQAVALPRSEEPAPCNGKLPSGTDEAVAAPGGLRKEVAGMDYLAVPSPLAWSKARIGGHSPIFRTSALPPLDWPLPSQYEQLELRIEVQPRAHHRAHYETEGSRGAVKAAPGGHPVVKLLGYSEKPLTLQMFIGTADERSLRPHAFYQVHRITGKMVATASYEAVVSGTKVLEMTLLPENNMAANIDCAGILKLRNSDIELRKGETDIGRKNTRVRLVFRVHVPQGGGKVVSVQAASVPIECSQRSAQELPQVEAYSPSACSVRGGEELVLTGSNFLPDSKVVFIERGPDGKLQWEEEAVVNRLQSSEVTLMLTVPEYSNKRVSRPVQVYFYVSNGRRKRSPTQSFKFLPVVFKEEPLPDSSLRGFPSTSGPPFGTDMDFSPPRPPYPSYPHEDPAYETPYLPESFGYSTPTLYPQTGPPPSYRPGLRMFPETGGTTGCARSPAASFLPRPFPGDPYGGQGSSFALGLPFSPPAPFRPPLPSSPPLEDPFNPQSAVQPLPAEGYNEVGPGYTPGEGASEQEKSRGGYNSGFRDNVPIQGITLEEVSEIIGRDLSGFPARPGEDPPA